In one Alphaproteobacteria bacterium RIFCSPHIGHO2_01_FULL_41_14 genomic region, the following are encoded:
- a CDS encoding A/G-specific adenine glycosylase produces MISIPHYHRSLLRWYDVYRRQLPWRSLAGQRPDPYAVWISEIMLQQTTVPTVKEYYVQFLEKWPRVKDLAEASLDDVLHVWQGLGYYSRARNLHRCAQVVQQQHGGKFPSDEKILLTLPGIGPYTAAALLSIAFDKPSTVVDGNIERIITRLFRLETPLPAVKKEIHGKARPLISKERPGDYAQALMDLGSSLCTPKNPKCSLCPLASFCQSFGQNPEDFPKRLPKTEKPTRYGTFFWVENNKGEVLLEKRPDKGLLASLMGFPTSEWKVEKDQPLPPSFLSLLPLRKKVKHTFTHFHLIGTIVKAKAETSERPGIWVQPSDLGLYALPTLMKKVKQLVLEEPQ; encoded by the coding sequence ATGATTTCTATTCCTCACTATCATCGCTCTTTATTAAGATGGTATGACGTTTACCGGCGCCAGCTTCCTTGGCGTTCTCTTGCCGGACAGCGGCCTGATCCTTATGCCGTATGGATCAGTGAAATTATGTTGCAGCAAACCACTGTTCCTACCGTCAAAGAGTATTATGTGCAGTTTTTAGAGAAATGGCCGAGAGTAAAAGATTTGGCCGAGGCCTCCTTGGACGATGTCTTACATGTGTGGCAAGGATTGGGATACTACAGCCGAGCCAGAAATTTGCATAGATGTGCCCAGGTGGTACAACAGCAGCATGGAGGAAAGTTTCCATCTGATGAAAAAATACTTTTGACATTGCCTGGTATAGGGCCCTATACCGCGGCGGCTCTTTTATCCATTGCCTTTGATAAACCGTCCACCGTGGTAGATGGGAACATAGAGCGCATTATAACCCGTCTTTTTCGCCTGGAAACCCCTCTTCCTGCTGTCAAAAAAGAAATCCACGGAAAAGCGCGCCCGTTAATCTCTAAAGAACGACCAGGAGACTATGCTCAAGCCTTGATGGACTTAGGGTCCTCTCTCTGTACCCCAAAAAATCCTAAGTGCAGCCTTTGCCCGCTCGCTTCTTTTTGCCAATCCTTTGGACAAAATCCGGAAGACTTTCCCAAACGTCTTCCTAAAACAGAAAAACCCACCCGATATGGAACATTTTTCTGGGTCGAAAATAACAAAGGGGAAGTCTTATTAGAAAAACGCCCTGACAAAGGATTACTAGCAAGTTTAATGGGGTTTCCCACATCAGAATGGAAAGTCGAGAAAGATCAGCCCCTTCCTCCCTCCTTTCTCTCCCTTCTTCCGCTCAGGAAGAAGGTGAAGCATACCTTTACACATTTCCATCTGATTGGCACGATTGTGAAAGCAAAGGCAGAGACTTCGGAGAGGCCAGGTATTTGGGTGCAGCCCTCAGATCTCGGGCTATATGCTCTGCCAACGTTGATGAAAAAAGTTAAACAGTTGGTTCTAGAAGAGCCGCAATAG